A single Altererythrobacter sp. BO-6 DNA region contains:
- a CDS encoding tyrosine-protein phosphatase encodes MLSERLNLRDYGGYSAVNGAQIMTGRLYRSAELDRAENDALAGVEGLGLRRIIDFRNRHEVPATPTSQPPFSGLRIAAHDDQGVVPHAMERFLGLTRASEARAAMREVYRELICAPHFLRMTGSYLHSLADADGPTLVHCVAGKDRTGLAVALFQSLLEVEPEAIKREYLLTNAGGQARIEYLLSALSGHAAMSTLPQDVITEMCGVREEYLEAALAVISTQSDGTADYLRRHAGIDEDLITRLRRAYLVPHALKPNR; translated from the coding sequence ATGCTGTCGGAGCGTTTAAACCTGCGCGATTACGGCGGCTATTCGGCCGTAAACGGCGCGCAAATTATGACCGGTCGCCTCTACCGTTCGGCGGAACTCGACCGCGCGGAGAATGATGCGCTGGCCGGAGTGGAGGGGCTAGGCCTTCGCAGGATTATCGACTTCCGCAACCGACACGAAGTCCCCGCAACACCAACGTCGCAGCCGCCTTTCTCCGGCCTTCGCATCGCAGCTCACGACGATCAGGGTGTTGTCCCGCACGCCATGGAGCGGTTCCTTGGCCTGACCCGGGCATCAGAGGCGCGGGCGGCCATGAGGGAGGTGTATCGCGAGCTGATTTGCGCGCCGCACTTCCTTCGGATGACCGGCAGCTATCTCCATTCCCTCGCCGACGCGGACGGCCCAACCCTGGTGCATTGCGTTGCCGGCAAGGACCGTACCGGGCTGGCGGTGGCGCTGTTTCAGTCGCTCCTGGAGGTTGAACCAGAGGCGATCAAGCGCGAATACTTGCTCACAAATGCGGGCGGGCAAGCCCGGATCGAATATCTCCTGTCGGCGCTATCAGGGCATGCGGCGATGTCGACACTTCCGCAGGACGTTATAACTGAGATGTGCGGCGTGCGAGAGGAGTACCTCGAGGCGGCCTTAGCTGTCATCTCCACCCAGTCTGACGGGACAGCGGATTACCTGCGTCGCCATGCCGGGATCGACGAAGATCTCATTACCCGATTGCGCCGAGCCTATCTCGTCCCGCATGCGCTCAAGCCGAATAGATGA
- a CDS encoding nuclear transport factor 2 family protein, with product MAPPPIGEIEMNLEHVTRWIKSFSRSADEAVSYYAEDFDFADYPLEQFIRNDKAALRRAFLPFANQDPSSGFGIHEFSVDEYIGNKDAGLILFSWKATHCGTFFGLPVKDDREIVTNGMTYHIYRNGKIAREIVHSDQIHVVQQLGYPVEIAHFWEDPAFGR from the coding sequence ATGGCGCCGCCCCCGATCGGAGAGATTGAAATGAACCTTGAGCATGTGACCCGTTGGATCAAATCGTTCAGCCGGAGTGCGGACGAGGCCGTATCGTATTACGCGGAAGATTTCGACTTCGCCGATTATCCGCTCGAGCAGTTCATAAGGAATGACAAGGCCGCTCTGCGCCGGGCATTCCTACCATTTGCCAACCAGGACCCGTCGAGCGGCTTCGGAATTCACGAGTTCTCTGTCGACGAGTACATCGGCAATAAAGACGCGGGTCTTATTCTGTTCAGCTGGAAGGCGACGCACTGCGGCACGTTCTTCGGCCTGCCGGTCAAGGACGACCGCGAGATCGTGACCAATGGCATGACCTATCACATCTACCGCAATGGCAAAATCGCGCGGGAAATCGTGCACAGTGACCAGATTCATGTAGTCCAGCAACTCGGGTATCCAGTTGAAATCGCGCATTTTTGGGAAGATCCGGCTTTCGGGAGATAA
- a CDS encoding FAD-binding protein, with the protein MKTLVWVEHDNASVKDATLAAVTAASQLGEVHLLVAGKGCAAVAEEAAKIAGVGKVHLADDAAYEHALAENVAPLVAGLMDSHDAFVCPATTTGKNIAPRVAALLDVMQISDILSVEGPKTFTRPIYAGNAIATVESSDPKLVITVRGTAFEKAATEGGSGTVEAVSGTGDAGISSFVGSEIAKSERPELTSAKVIVSGGRALKDAESFEQVITPLADKLGAGIGASRAAVDAGYVPNDYQVGQTGKIVAPEVYIAVGISGAIQHLAGMKDSKTIIAINKDEDAPIFQVADIGLVADLFKAVPELTEKL; encoded by the coding sequence ATGAAAACTCTCGTTTGGGTCGAACATGACAACGCATCGGTGAAGGATGCCACGCTGGCGGCCGTCACTGCCGCTTCGCAGTTGGGCGAAGTGCATCTGCTGGTTGCTGGCAAGGGCTGCGCCGCAGTGGCCGAAGAAGCCGCAAAGATCGCCGGGGTGGGCAAGGTTCACCTGGCAGACGATGCCGCTTACGAACACGCGCTGGCTGAAAACGTCGCACCGCTGGTCGCAGGCCTGATGGACAGCCACGATGCTTTCGTCTGCCCCGCCACCACCACCGGCAAGAACATCGCGCCGCGCGTCGCCGCGCTGCTCGACGTGATGCAGATCTCCGACATTCTCTCGGTCGAAGGGCCCAAGACCTTCACTCGCCCGATCTATGCCGGCAACGCGATTGCAACGGTCGAAAGCTCGGATCCGAAGCTGGTCATCACCGTACGCGGCACGGCCTTTGAAAAGGCCGCGACCGAGGGCGGCAGCGGCACGGTCGAAGCGGTTTCGGGCACGGGCGATGCAGGCATCTCCAGCTTCGTCGGTTCGGAAATCGCCAAGAGCGAACGTCCCGAACTCACCAGCGCCAAGGTGATCGTATCGGGTGGCCGCGCGCTGAAGGATGCGGAATCCTTCGAACAGGTAATCACCCCGCTGGCAGACAAGCTGGGCGCAGGGATCGGCGCATCGCGCGCCGCTGTCGACGCAGGCTATGTGCCCAACGATTACCAGGTCGGCCAGACCGGCAAGATCGTGGCACCGGAAGTCTATATCGCGGTCGGCATCTCAGGCGCGATCCAGCACCTTGCCGGCATGAAGGATTCCAAGACCATCATCGCCATCAACAAGGACGAAGACGCGCCGATCTTCCAGGTGGCCGACATCGGACTCGTCGCCGACCTGTTCAAGGCCGTGCCGGAACTGACCGAGAAGCTCTAA
- a CDS encoding electron transfer flavoprotein subunit beta/FixA family protein: MKILVPVKRVIDYNVKPRVKADGSGVDLANVKMSMNPFDEIAVEEAIRIKEAGKASEIVAVSIGPAKAQETLRTALAMGADRAILVQVDDDVDVEPLAVAKILKAIADEEQPGIVMLGKQSISDDSNQTGQMLAALMGRPQGTFANTVEVEGDSVTVKREIDGGLETVKLSLPAIITTDLRLNEPRYASLPNIMKAKKKPLDTKSPADYGVDITPRLTTTKVSEPPVRQAGEKVADVDALVAKIKALGIA; the protein is encoded by the coding sequence ATGAAGATCCTCGTGCCCGTCAAGCGGGTGATCGACTACAACGTCAAGCCGCGGGTGAAGGCGGATGGTTCGGGTGTGGACCTGGCCAACGTCAAGATGAGCATGAACCCGTTTGACGAGATCGCGGTGGAAGAAGCGATCCGCATCAAGGAAGCGGGCAAGGCGAGCGAGATCGTCGCGGTGTCGATCGGCCCGGCGAAAGCCCAGGAAACGCTGCGCACTGCGCTCGCCATGGGCGCCGACCGCGCGATCCTGGTGCAGGTCGATGACGACGTCGATGTCGAACCGCTCGCTGTTGCCAAGATCCTCAAGGCGATTGCCGACGAGGAACAGCCGGGCATCGTGATGCTGGGTAAGCAGTCGATCAGTGACGACTCCAACCAGACCGGACAGATGCTCGCTGCGCTGATGGGCCGCCCGCAGGGTACCTTCGCCAATACCGTCGAAGTCGAAGGCGACAGCGTGACCGTGAAGCGCGAGATTGACGGCGGGCTTGAAACCGTGAAGCTTTCGCTCCCCGCGATCATCACCACCGATTTGCGCCTGAACGAGCCGCGCTATGCTTCATTGCCCAACATCATGAAGGCGAAGAAGAAGCCGCTCGATACCAAGTCGCCCGCCGATTACGGCGTCGACATCACGCCGCGCCTCACCACCACCAAGGTATCCGAACCGCCGGTTCGCCAGGCTGGCGAAAAGGTGGCCGACGTCGATGCGCTGGTCGCCAAGATCAAGGCTCTCGGGATCGCGTAA
- a CDS encoding phosphotransferase family protein yields MSQAGEYQIVTEKQRRLPDEETIASIRARYPVEAEHDAVYSRKMRRRHGPGYQGVTLDLLVEGSKALIESEVGGAVSIENARWLSGGASKLQVLFELVWRGENGAGERRDTMVLRMEPAASVTESSRNREFEVLRAVEGIIPAPKPYWVDADAKYLPYPAMIYDFVTGAAKPSYDSGKVSGLGQNFGPELRTKLAPDFVRMLAALHTIDVSSLDGLEHFERPEVGSNASVIRQVNAYRRVWEEDRVEEEPLLEVVYRWLVQNAPPLDHVSIVHGDYRSGNFLFDEDAGRITAWLDWEGATLGDRHQDLTYAGMPSFSHFAEDDSTLLASGMMSEPDLYAAYEKASGLPVDPARLAYYQIFNRYLLCVLTLAASARASRIGGTHQDVLVNYVVGVGYVGLADLHEAFLEEVR; encoded by the coding sequence GTGAGCCAAGCTGGCGAATATCAAATCGTCACGGAGAAACAGCGGCGCTTGCCCGACGAGGAAACGATCGCGAGCATTCGCGCTCGATACCCTGTCGAAGCCGAACACGACGCTGTCTATTCGCGTAAGATGAGGCGTCGGCATGGGCCAGGCTATCAGGGCGTGACTCTCGACCTTCTCGTAGAAGGGAGCAAAGCGCTTATAGAATCTGAGGTCGGCGGCGCGGTCTCGATCGAGAATGCCCGTTGGTTATCGGGCGGCGCGTCAAAGCTGCAGGTTCTGTTCGAGCTCGTCTGGCGCGGCGAAAACGGGGCCGGCGAGCGGCGTGACACGATGGTCCTGCGCATGGAGCCGGCGGCATCGGTGACCGAATCGAGTCGCAACCGCGAGTTCGAGGTGTTGCGCGCGGTAGAAGGGATCATCCCTGCGCCAAAGCCTTACTGGGTCGACGCCGATGCCAAGTATCTTCCCTACCCGGCGATGATCTACGACTTCGTCACCGGCGCCGCCAAGCCATCTTATGACTCAGGCAAGGTATCGGGTCTTGGACAAAACTTCGGACCAGAGTTGCGGACAAAGCTGGCACCTGATTTCGTCCGGATGCTCGCTGCCCTTCACACCATCGACGTTTCCAGTCTGGATGGGCTCGAGCATTTCGAGCGGCCCGAAGTCGGATCCAACGCATCGGTGATCCGCCAGGTCAACGCCTACCGCAGGGTGTGGGAGGAAGATCGGGTGGAAGAGGAGCCGTTGCTCGAAGTGGTGTATCGCTGGTTGGTCCAGAACGCACCGCCGCTCGATCATGTCTCGATCGTGCATGGTGACTATCGGAGTGGTAACTTCCTCTTCGACGAAGATGCCGGGCGGATCACCGCTTGGCTGGATTGGGAGGGCGCAACCCTAGGGGACCGCCACCAGGATCTGACTTATGCCGGCATGCCGTCATTCTCACATTTCGCCGAAGACGACAGCACCTTGCTCGCCTCGGGAATGATGTCAGAACCTGATCTCTATGCCGCGTATGAAAAGGCATCGGGATTGCCCGTCGACCCCGCGCGGCTGGCATACTATCAGATCTTCAATCGCTATCTGCTATGCGTGCTTACACTGGCCGCCTCGGCGCGGGCTTCGCGGATCGGCGGCACCCACCAAGACGTGCTGGTGAACTACGTGGTGGGGGTCGGATACGTAGGCCTCGCCGATCTGCACGAGGCCTTTCTGGAGGAGGTACGATGA
- a CDS encoding TonB-dependent receptor plug domain-containing protein, with product MNKRFVLLAGATAIVAATPAWAQDSNDTVVDGPVVDATEMSLEEPDKVSSSDYAAGDILVTARRREESLQRTPVSVGVLTSDTLAERAIVSESDIQVALPGVTVRASQNSNNLNYSIRGQSLDVFSNIRPGVLPYFNEVPIAGGIGGSSAFYDLASIQVLKGPQGTLFGRNATGGAVLLTTAKPNSDFGGYVLGRLGNYDLRYIEGAINLPIADTIQLRFAGVHHERDGFQRNVHPFCASPRPLFPIPSDPVVGPVTPPPAKGCRVGDVDRTGARATLAIQPTDGIENTLVVDYLKSGGSSTSAVLYSLDPTGAIPLIALTDVTPSGAPIFEAIISGFVEGAGGPPNAGAGTAALYRSLTPHLPDGGLAEFLPIQQERGPYTIDLDGPQDYDAENWLVSNVTTIDVGGGAQIKNVFGYIDTTSVIFNDVDAVPFGIDNNGFFPTNAAGEPYGRIDKFKAISNELQILGEGFNGQLDYVAGIFFSDEEFTAITGSDFFDFPIIRTIQINAAVTSNKTYAGFAQGTLDLSEISGVEGLSFTAGARYTDEKVNIRYLPRDLSFSDPPALQATYDPDQTRKFGSWSWTLGLQYQIDPDTLIYAATRRSTRHGGFNYFQKPVPGFGEDGGNAFRTEKVTDVELGLKKQGYIGIPYRFNLALYQSWIDNAQRVAYTLRGGAPVAITVNVPGAEVRGFEFDADLSPADWLKLGGQVNYTDAKFTDGLVSVGGSAPVLFGNYPDTPDWSGSVFADVKFPLTDTLDFSFRSDVYHQTQVSTAAKGPRDPITTLPSYTLVNFRVGIENDAAGWSIAGVLRNAFKELYYVGGVPLGQLFQVNTAVPGEPRTFMVEARYKF from the coding sequence ATGAATAAGCGCTTTGTACTTCTCGCCGGAGCTACGGCGATCGTGGCTGCAACTCCAGCATGGGCGCAGGATTCGAACGACACTGTCGTCGATGGGCCGGTAGTTGACGCGACCGAAATGTCGCTCGAGGAACCGGACAAGGTGAGTTCCTCTGACTACGCGGCGGGCGATATTCTCGTCACCGCCCGGCGGCGCGAAGAGTCGCTCCAGCGCACCCCCGTTTCGGTAGGCGTGCTTACATCAGACACTCTTGCCGAGCGTGCAATTGTCTCGGAATCCGATATACAGGTAGCGCTGCCCGGTGTGACCGTCCGCGCCTCGCAGAACTCGAACAACCTCAACTATTCGATTCGCGGTCAATCGCTGGATGTGTTCAGCAATATCCGTCCTGGCGTTCTACCTTATTTTAACGAAGTGCCCATCGCAGGGGGCATCGGCGGTTCGTCGGCATTCTATGATCTTGCCTCGATCCAGGTATTGAAGGGGCCGCAGGGAACACTGTTCGGCCGCAACGCGACAGGCGGTGCGGTACTTCTGACTACCGCAAAGCCAAATTCGGACTTCGGCGGTTATGTGCTGGGCCGACTCGGCAATTACGACCTGCGTTATATCGAGGGTGCGATTAACCTGCCCATCGCGGATACGATCCAGTTACGGTTCGCGGGTGTCCATCACGAGCGGGACGGTTTCCAGCGAAACGTCCATCCTTTCTGTGCCTCGCCGCGTCCCTTATTCCCGATTCCATCCGATCCAGTCGTGGGGCCGGTAACGCCTCCACCAGCGAAGGGATGTCGGGTTGGCGATGTTGATCGCACCGGCGCAAGAGCGACCTTGGCGATCCAGCCAACCGATGGGATCGAAAACACCCTAGTGGTCGATTACCTGAAGTCAGGCGGTTCATCCACCTCTGCTGTCCTCTATAGCCTTGATCCGACTGGAGCGATCCCTCTGATCGCGCTTACTGACGTCACTCCAAGCGGCGCACCGATTTTCGAGGCAATCATCAGCGGCTTCGTGGAGGGCGCCGGTGGCCCACCGAATGCGGGCGCCGGGACCGCCGCGCTCTATCGTTCGCTCACCCCGCACTTGCCCGATGGCGGATTGGCAGAGTTCCTCCCCATCCAGCAGGAGCGCGGGCCATACACGATCGATCTTGACGGACCGCAGGATTACGACGCGGAAAACTGGCTGGTGTCAAACGTCACGACAATCGACGTTGGCGGAGGCGCTCAGATCAAGAACGTATTTGGTTACATCGATACGACGAGCGTTATCTTTAACGATGTCGATGCCGTCCCATTCGGTATCGACAACAATGGCTTCTTCCCAACCAATGCGGCAGGTGAACCTTACGGCCGCATCGACAAGTTCAAGGCTATCTCCAACGAACTGCAAATCCTGGGTGAGGGTTTCAACGGCCAACTGGATTATGTCGCGGGCATCTTCTTCTCCGACGAGGAGTTCACCGCAATAACCGGAAGCGACTTTTTCGATTTCCCGATCATCCGCACGATCCAGATCAATGCGGCGGTGACGTCGAACAAAACCTATGCTGGCTTCGCACAGGGTACGCTTGACCTAAGTGAGATCTCGGGCGTCGAGGGACTCAGCTTCACCGCTGGCGCGAGATACACTGACGAGAAGGTCAATATCCGGTACCTACCGCGTGATCTTTCATTCTCGGATCCGCCAGCTTTGCAGGCGACATACGATCCCGATCAGACACGGAAATTCGGTTCGTGGAGCTGGACCTTGGGTCTCCAGTATCAAATCGATCCGGATACGCTTATTTACGCGGCCACTCGCCGCAGTACCCGGCACGGAGGCTTTAACTACTTCCAGAAACCTGTTCCGGGCTTTGGGGAAGACGGCGGCAATGCGTTCCGTACCGAAAAGGTTACCGATGTTGAGCTGGGTCTGAAAAAACAGGGCTATATCGGCATCCCTTATCGCTTCAACCTCGCTCTTTATCAGAGCTGGATCGACAACGCACAGCGGGTCGCTTACACACTGCGCGGCGGCGCGCCGGTAGCTATCACCGTGAACGTGCCGGGTGCGGAGGTTCGCGGGTTTGAGTTTGACGCGGATCTGTCACCCGCGGACTGGCTGAAATTGGGCGGGCAGGTCAATTACACCGATGCCAAGTTTACGGACGGCCTTGTTTCGGTGGGCGGATCCGCACCGGTTTTGTTCGGGAACTATCCCGATACCCCCGATTGGTCCGGATCCGTCTTTGCCGACGTCAAATTCCCTTTGACCGACACTCTCGACTTTTCTTTTAGGAGCGACGTCTATCACCAAACCCAGGTGTCGACGGCGGCAAAAGGTCCTCGCGATCCGATCACAACTCTGCCGAGTTACACCTTGGTCAACTTCCGCGTGGGGATTGAAAACGACGCGGCAGGCTGGTCAATCGCAGGTGTGCTGCGTAATGCGTTCAAGGAATTGTACTACGTCGGCGGCGTTCCGCTTGGCCAGCTCTTCCAGGTGAACACGGCCGTTCCGGGCGAGCCCCGGACCTTCATGGTCGAGGCGCGTTACAAGTTTTAG
- a CDS encoding aldehyde dehydrogenase codes for MQHSRDSFYIGGEWVEPSSTDVFELVNPSTEEVIGTVPEGKNDDIDAAVAAARSAFDGGIWPHMARAERAQIMEQFLSSVASREEQIARAVSIQNGMPIGISAQLEGQFAAGVLQYYTELAKAPAEPDIRPSQMGKQTLVERTPLGVVAAIVPWNFPVTLAMNKIAPAMAAGCTVVIKPSPGTILDSYLLAEAADEAGVPPGVLNWVAADREAGAYLVSHPDVDKVAFTGSTGAGRRIAAACGELLRPVTLELGGKSAAILLEDADLGAFLQAVPFASMLNNGQACYNGTRILAPQSRYDEVVEGLAGFVNSLTIGDALDPNTHVGPMASREHRDRVLGYIEKGKGEAKLVAGGGVPASLNRGFFVEPTIFADASNDAVIAREEIFGPVLAVIPYDGEDEAIRIANDSCYGLGGSVFSTDSEHALSVARRVASGTVGINGYMPSLGAPFGGIKASGLGREFGPEAIGAYQNTKSLYVMA; via the coding sequence ATGCAGCACTCGCGGGACAGTTTTTACATCGGCGGGGAATGGGTGGAGCCAAGCAGCACCGACGTATTCGAGTTGGTGAACCCCTCAACCGAGGAGGTGATTGGGACGGTACCTGAAGGCAAGAATGATGATATCGATGCTGCTGTTGCCGCAGCGCGCTCCGCTTTTGACGGGGGCATCTGGCCTCACATGGCGCGGGCTGAAAGGGCGCAGATAATGGAGCAATTTCTGAGCTCCGTTGCCAGCCGGGAAGAGCAGATCGCCAGGGCGGTAAGTATACAAAACGGCATGCCGATCGGGATCAGTGCGCAATTGGAAGGCCAGTTCGCGGCCGGCGTGCTCCAATACTACACCGAACTCGCGAAGGCGCCGGCAGAGCCCGACATACGGCCATCACAGATGGGAAAGCAGACGCTGGTCGAGCGCACGCCTTTGGGGGTGGTGGCTGCGATCGTGCCGTGGAATTTCCCTGTAACATTGGCGATGAACAAGATTGCTCCGGCCATGGCAGCCGGGTGCACGGTAGTGATCAAGCCGTCTCCCGGAACCATACTCGACAGCTATTTGTTGGCCGAGGCGGCGGACGAAGCGGGCGTTCCGCCTGGCGTGCTGAACTGGGTGGCAGCCGATCGCGAGGCAGGTGCCTATCTCGTCTCCCACCCGGATGTAGACAAGGTGGCTTTCACCGGCTCGACCGGGGCTGGGCGCAGGATTGCTGCAGCCTGCGGTGAATTGCTGCGCCCGGTCACGCTGGAACTAGGCGGCAAGTCGGCCGCGATTCTGCTGGAAGATGCCGATCTGGGAGCCTTTCTCCAGGCGGTTCCTTTTGCCTCCATGCTCAACAACGGCCAGGCCTGCTACAACGGCACCCGTATCCTTGCTCCCCAGTCTCGATATGATGAAGTAGTTGAGGGTTTGGCCGGTTTCGTTAACTCGTTGACGATCGGTGACGCTCTCGATCCGAACACGCATGTCGGGCCAATGGCCTCACGCGAGCATCGGGACCGAGTGCTCGGCTATATCGAGAAGGGCAAAGGCGAGGCAAAGCTGGTCGCAGGTGGAGGCGTGCCCGCCAGCCTCAACCGCGGCTTCTTTGTCGAACCGACCATCTTCGCCGATGCCAGCAACGATGCCGTGATCGCCCGCGAGGAGATTTTCGGGCCGGTACTGGCGGTCATCCCCTATGATGGCGAAGATGAAGCGATCCGCATTGCCAATGACAGCTGCTATGGCCTTGGCGGATCGGTCTTCAGCACGGATAGTGAGCACGCGCTCTCCGTAGCGCGCCGCGTTGCCAGTGGCACGGTGGGTATCAACGGTTATATGCCCTCGCTTGGCGCACCCTTCGGCGGCATCAAGGCAAGCGGCCTGGGGCGCGAATTCGGGCCTGAAGCGATCGGCGCATATCAAAACACCAAATCCCTATACGTAATGGCCTGA
- a CDS encoding DUF2834 domain-containing protein: protein MDDFRHAVYLALGVAAFFLTWPHAIDWMRDGGNILNPLDFFGDAVVHGGTAAFLSLDILFMWVTFMIWVVVDAGRIGLGYRWGIFFVFFSYVGVSLAFPVYLVVRERFIDRRDQSSV from the coding sequence TTGGATGACTTCAGGCACGCGGTCTACCTCGCGTTGGGCGTCGCAGCGTTTTTCCTGACCTGGCCGCATGCGATCGACTGGATGCGCGATGGTGGAAATATTCTTAACCCGTTAGACTTCTTCGGCGACGCCGTCGTTCACGGGGGAACTGCTGCATTTCTGAGCCTCGACATCCTCTTCATGTGGGTCACATTTATGATCTGGGTCGTTGTGGACGCCGGCAGGATTGGGCTGGGATACAGGTGGGGCATCTTCTTTGTATTCTTTTCCTATGTCGGGGTGTCGCTGGCATTCCCGGTGTATTTGGTTGTGCGCGAAAGATTCATTGATCGTCGCGACCAGTCTTCGGTCTGA
- a CDS encoding TetR/AcrR family transcriptional regulator yields the protein MASDSPIATHLLKEAARIISQSGIESLKQRGFAKAAGTSPSVIAYHFEDMENFRTQAIWHALVNGIPSQFDMDIPASPPPASLAEWLKTLNGLLKPGTDEQPAGFYIGFARLTGQTCLLATRDPSLRPLVRYLRELEGWGFSGLKANSTFRRQCGQGTCGGIWPVGQGRGLVTSREQSGG from the coding sequence ATGGCTAGTGACTCTCCGATCGCTACGCACCTTCTGAAAGAGGCGGCACGCATCATCTCGCAATCCGGGATCGAGAGTTTGAAGCAACGCGGCTTTGCCAAGGCGGCTGGCACATCTCCTTCGGTGATTGCCTACCATTTCGAGGACATGGAAAACTTCCGTACTCAGGCCATCTGGCACGCGCTGGTCAATGGGATACCCAGCCAATTCGACATGGACATTCCAGCTTCACCCCCGCCAGCCAGCTTGGCGGAATGGCTGAAAACCTTGAATGGCCTGCTCAAACCCGGAACCGACGAACAGCCGGCTGGCTTCTACATCGGATTCGCCCGCCTGACCGGACAAACTTGCCTGCTAGCAACCCGCGACCCGAGCCTGCGCCCGCTTGTGCGTTACCTGAGGGAGCTCGAAGGGTGGGGCTTTTCGGGTCTTAAAGCAAATTCCACATTTCGCCGACAATGTGGGCAGGGCACATGCGGCGGCATTTGGCCTGTGGGTCAAGGCAGAGGCCTTGTTACGTCGAGGGAACAATCTGGAGGCTGA
- a CDS encoding multidrug efflux SMR transporter yields MSAGWIYLSIAILFEVAATSALKASDGMSRLTPTILALVGYGIAFFCLARAMREVPLGVAYAVWSGVGIVALVVIDYLFYSKGFDIRETIGIAMVLAGVLVIYSA; encoded by the coding sequence GTGAGTGCTGGCTGGATCTACCTGAGCATCGCGATCCTGTTTGAGGTCGCCGCCACATCTGCGCTGAAAGCTAGCGACGGGATGTCGCGGCTGACTCCCACCATCCTAGCGCTCGTAGGCTATGGCATCGCCTTTTTTTGCCTTGCCCGCGCGATGCGCGAGGTACCATTGGGCGTCGCCTATGCGGTTTGGTCGGGCGTAGGGATCGTCGCGCTCGTGGTGATAGACTATCTATTCTACAGCAAAGGCTTCGACATACGCGAAACGATCGGCATCGCGATGGTACTGGCCGGGGTATTGGTCATCTATTCGGCTTGA
- a CDS encoding SDR family oxidoreductase, giving the protein MMYQKVSLVTNATGYAGPGATMGLHEDKWIVAAADPSFVDPNEAASFVAGRADLHTFYETDPLALVAAVLKRFGRIDALISNDIVPDPIRPIDGSSASELREVLEQGVVYPFELSQAVLPHMRERGSGAIIFVTSTTARFPMAQVGIYGAARAAATGYAISLGQAVGPENIQVNVVGPNWMKNPTYFPDGWEELMPGFKPKLDNEVPLRRLGRPDELGALIALLASQKAMPLTAQYINFAAGAYP; this is encoded by the coding sequence ATGATGTACCAAAAGGTAAGCTTGGTTACCAACGCGACGGGTTATGCGGGGCCCGGCGCGACCATGGGGCTGCATGAGGATAAGTGGATTGTCGCCGCCGCTGACCCCTCGTTCGTTGACCCGAACGAGGCGGCCTCTTTCGTCGCCGGGCGTGCCGACCTTCACACATTCTACGAAACGGACCCGCTTGCGCTGGTGGCAGCGGTGCTCAAGCGGTTCGGCAGGATAGACGCTCTGATCTCCAACGACATCGTCCCCGATCCGATCCGGCCGATTGACGGCTCAAGCGCGTCGGAGCTGCGGGAGGTGCTGGAACAAGGCGTTGTATATCCGTTCGAGTTGAGTCAGGCAGTACTGCCCCACATGCGTGAGCGAGGTTCCGGCGCCATTATCTTCGTGACGTCGACGACAGCGCGGTTTCCTATGGCTCAGGTCGGAATTTATGGGGCCGCGCGCGCCGCAGCCACCGGCTATGCGATTTCACTGGGCCAAGCGGTCGGGCCAGAAAACATCCAGGTGAACGTCGTCGGACCCAACTGGATGAAGAACCCGACCTATTTTCCCGATGGCTGGGAAGAATTGATGCCTGGCTTCAAGCCAAAACTCGATAACGAGGTTCCGTTGCGCCGTCTCGGACGACCCGATGAATTGGGTGCGCTTATTGCCCTCCTCGCGAGCCAGAAGGCCATGCCGCTGACAGCCCAGTACATCAACTTCGCGGCAGGGGCATATCCCTGA
- a CDS encoding alpha/beta hydrolase has protein sequence MALLIGMMGDLLTLVRAARSENPRVPLGLFEHSMGSVIVQAFLLDYPHLVDALVLSGSAAVDVVAAKGAETPDRFGAMNTPFEPGPTEFDCLSRNQAEVER, from the coding sequence ATGGCTCTGCTGATTGGGATGATGGGCGATCTCCTTACCTTGGTGCGCGCGGCTCGTTCGGAAAATCCACGAGTGCCGCTAGGCCTATTCGAACACTCGATGGGCTCGGTGATTGTTCAGGCTTTCCTCCTCGATTACCCGCATCTTGTCGACGCGCTGGTGCTTTCGGGCTCCGCCGCAGTCGATGTGGTGGCGGCCAAGGGCGCGGAAACGCCTGACCGATTTGGTGCGATGAACACTCCGTTTGAGCCCGGCCCTACTGAGTTCGATTGTTTGAGCCGCAACCAGGCCGAGGTGGAACGCTAA